The following are encoded in a window of Candidatus Fluviicola riflensis genomic DNA:
- a CDS encoding GTPase ObgE produces MASDNFVDYVKIHCQSGNGGGGSAHFRREKYIPQGGPDGGDGGRGGHIILRGNKQLWTLLHLKFNKHIKAGHGSHGAGNLQTGSQGEDKYIDVPLGTIARNSETGEFLFEITDEGEERILVPGGRGGMGNDNFKSSTFQTPRFAQPGEKGQEGWMTLEMKVLADVGLVGFPNAGKSTLLSVISAAKPEIGDYPFTTLRPNLGIVKYRDHRSFVMADIPGIIEGAHTGKGLGLRFLRHIERNSLLLFMIPADSDDIHKEYKVLLNELQQYNPELLLKERLLAITKSDMLDAELKEAISADLPKIPWLFISSVAEQGLVELKDLIWSKLNHD; encoded by the coding sequence ATGGCTTCAGACAACTTCGTTGATTATGTGAAAATTCATTGCCAGTCCGGAAACGGAGGTGGTGGCTCGGCGCATTTTCGACGCGAAAAATACATTCCGCAAGGCGGACCAGACGGCGGTGACGGCGGGCGTGGCGGACATATTATTCTGCGCGGCAACAAACAGTTGTGGACCTTGCTTCACCTCAAGTTCAACAAACACATCAAAGCCGGACACGGATCTCACGGCGCGGGAAACCTGCAGACAGGTTCGCAAGGCGAAGACAAATACATTGACGTTCCACTCGGAACCATTGCCCGCAATTCGGAAACGGGTGAGTTTTTGTTTGAGATCACCGACGAAGGAGAGGAACGCATTTTAGTTCCCGGAGGCCGCGGTGGTATGGGAAATGACAATTTCAAATCATCTACTTTTCAAACACCGCGTTTTGCCCAACCGGGTGAAAAAGGACAGGAAGGCTGGATGACATTGGAAATGAAAGTGCTGGCCGACGTTGGTTTGGTCGGATTCCCCAATGCCGGAAAAAGCACCTTGCTTTCTGTCATTTCAGCTGCAAAACCCGAAATCGGTGATTATCCGTTTACAACGCTGCGACCGAACTTAGGAATCGTGAAATACCGCGACCATCGTTCGTTTGTGATGGCCGATATTCCCGGAATTATTGAAGGTGCCCACACCGGAAAAGGATTGGGATTGCGCTTTTTGCGCCATATCGAACGCAATTCATTGCTGTTGTTTATGATCCCAGCCGATTCGGATGACATTCACAAGGAATACAAAGTTCTTTTGAACGAATTACAGCAATACAATCCCGAATTGTTGCTGAAAGAACGCTTGCTGGCGATCACCAAATCGGATATGCTGGATGCTGAACTTAAAGAAGCCATCAGTGCCGATTTGCCTAAGATTCCATGGTTATTTATTTCATCGGTGGCCGAACAAGGTCTGGTAGAACTCAAAGACCTCATTTGGTCGAAACTCAACCATGATTGA
- a CDS encoding adenylate kinase, which produces MLNIVLFGPPGAGKGTQSERLIEKYGLVHLSTGDMFRAHIENDTELGKRVKQIMADGFLVPDSITIDMLEEEVQKHPDAKGFIFDGFPRTVVQAESLDTYLADKGQPIQTVLQLDVPEEVIKERIELRSKISGRADDAAEKLLKRINEYFTKTIHVLPYYIEQGKVTTINGVGEIDAISDKLYAAIEPHLK; this is translated from the coding sequence ATGTTGAATATTGTATTATTTGGCCCTCCGGGAGCAGGGAAAGGTACTCAATCTGAACGATTGATTGAAAAATACGGACTGGTTCACCTATCAACAGGTGATATGTTCAGAGCGCACATCGAAAACGATACCGAACTGGGAAAACGTGTGAAGCAGATCATGGCTGACGGATTTTTGGTCCCTGATTCAATCACGATTGACATGCTGGAAGAAGAAGTGCAAAAACATCCGGATGCAAAAGGATTTATCTTCGATGGATTTCCGCGAACTGTGGTTCAGGCAGAGTCACTCGATACTTACCTGGCTGATAAAGGACAACCGATCCAAACTGTTTTGCAATTGGATGTTCCGGAAGAAGTGATCAAAGAACGAATCGAGTTGCGCAGTAAAATCAGTGGACGTGCAGATGATGCCGCCGAGAAATTATTGAAACGCATCAATGAATATTTCACAAAAACAATTCACGTTTTGCCTTACTATATTGAACAAGGAAAGGTAACAACGATTAATGGAGTGGGCGAAATCGATGCCATTTCAGACAAATTATACGCGGCAATCGAACCGCACTTAAAATAA
- the hpt gene encoding hypoxanthine phosphoribosyltransferase, with the protein MNKCSKNRTFGQILHDEVLQIHDKTFEIFIHNEEIQTEIASLADTLNKEYAGKEVVFIAILNGAFMFAADLMKRVTLPCEISFVKVSSYQGMNSSGRVDEVIGLNTSIKNKHVIILEDIVDTGITINKIMTLLATEHPASIKITTLLYKPEAFIGKHTPDFVGFSIPNSFVVGYGLDYNEHGRNTEHIYQLKG; encoded by the coding sequence ATGAATAAATGCTCAAAAAATCGTACTTTTGGACAAATTTTACACGACGAAGTGCTTCAAATTCACGATAAAACTTTCGAAATATTCATTCACAACGAAGAGATTCAAACTGAAATTGCTTCGCTTGCCGATACGCTGAATAAAGAATATGCCGGTAAAGAGGTGGTATTCATCGCTATACTCAACGGAGCCTTTATGTTTGCGGCCGATCTGATGAAACGAGTTACCCTTCCGTGTGAAATTTCGTTTGTGAAAGTGAGCAGTTATCAGGGCATGAATTCAAGTGGCCGGGTAGATGAGGTAATCGGGCTCAATACCTCGATCAAAAACAAACATGTCATCATTCTGGAAGATATTGTTGACACCGGAATTACGATCAATAAAATAATGACGCTGTTAGCCACGGAGCATCCTGCGAGTATCAAAATTACAACGTTGCTTTACAAGCCTGAGGCATTTATCGGTAAACACACACCTGATTTTGTCGGATTCTCCATTCCCAATTCATTTGTGGTTGGTTACGGCCTCGATTACAACGAACACGGCAGAAATACAGAACATATCTATCAATTAAAAGGATAA
- a CDS encoding 5-(carboxyamino)imidazole ribonucleotide synthase codes for MLGGGQLGRMFIQEALNYDVHVHCMDPDPNAPCKTIASSFIVGSLTDYDQVMAFGKDKQVVTVEIENVNIEALQDLEKQGIAVFPQPRVLAIVQDKGLQKQFYADQDIPTADFSLVESREELLKLAPEMPFVLKLRKGGYDGKGVQIIRSQEDLKEAFDGPCIVEKMVPFSKELSVIVARNQAGETAVYPTVECEFSPTANLVEFLFSPADVSPEIEQEATKLALQVIDSLEMVGLLAVELFLTSDGKLMVNEIAPRPHNSGHHTIECALTSQFEQHMRSILNAPLGNTGLVSPGVMINLLGAPGYEGEAVYDGLKETMQLKGVKVHLYGKQTTKPFRKMGHVTIFGDTLEVVKAKGRQVSETLRVIA; via the coding sequence ATGCTAGGCGGAGGCCAATTGGGTAGAATGTTTATCCAGGAAGCCCTGAACTACGATGTTCATGTTCATTGTATGGATCCTGACCCGAATGCACCGTGTAAAACCATTGCCAGCAGTTTTATTGTGGGTTCACTTACCGATTATGACCAGGTAATGGCATTTGGTAAAGACAAACAGGTGGTAACCGTGGAAATTGAAAATGTAAACATTGAAGCCCTACAGGATCTTGAAAAGCAAGGAATAGCTGTGTTTCCACAACCACGGGTTCTGGCCATTGTTCAGGATAAAGGATTGCAAAAGCAGTTTTACGCAGATCAGGATATTCCAACAGCTGATTTTTCATTGGTAGAATCACGTGAGGAGTTGCTGAAACTGGCTCCTGAAATGCCCTTTGTGCTCAAACTTCGCAAAGGTGGCTACGATGGAAAAGGTGTTCAGATTATCCGTTCGCAGGAAGATTTAAAAGAAGCTTTCGACGGGCCTTGCATTGTTGAAAAAATGGTTCCTTTTTCGAAAGAATTATCAGTGATCGTTGCACGCAATCAGGCCGGAGAAACAGCCGTTTATCCAACTGTTGAATGTGAATTCAGTCCGACGGCCAACCTGGTTGAATTCCTTTTTTCACCGGCAGATGTTTCTCCCGAAATTGAGCAGGAAGCTACAAAACTCGCACTTCAGGTGATCGATTCACTGGAAATGGTTGGCTTGCTGGCTGTAGAATTGTTCCTGACATCAGACGGGAAATTAATGGTAAACGAAATTGCTCCGCGACCACATAATAGCGGCCATCATACGATCGAATGCGCACTGACGTCACAGTTTGAGCAACACATGCGCAGTATTCTGAACGCTCCGTTAGGTAATACAGGATTGGTGTCACCGGGAGTAATGATCAACTTGTTAGGCGCTCCCGGTTATGAAGGCGAAGCCGTTTACGACGGATTGAAGGAAACCATGCAGCTAAAAGGGGTGAAAGTGCATTTGTATGGTAAACAAACCACCAAACCATTTCGGAAAATGGGCCACGTAACTATTTTCGGAGACACGCTGGAAGTTGTAAAAGCAAAAGGCAGGCAAGTGAGTGAAACCCTCCGTGTAATTGCCTGA